A single region of the Thermoanaerobaculia bacterium genome encodes:
- the pheS gene encoding phenylalanine--tRNA ligase subunit alpha — protein sequence MSGPGATNEPVPTPEELERLAAEAEAAISQAGDRAAWDALRVAWIGARSGRLKELQALVPKAPDKRAFGAAFNALRLRIEAALAARDADLTRLEEEARLRATRVDVTLPGRRPATGSLHPVTLVSREIEAVFRALGYSVAEGPEIEDDRYNFALLNFPDDHPARDAQDTLFVEDGRLLRTHTSPVQIRTMLARKPPIRVICPGRVYRNDNDLRHSPMFHQVEGLCVAEGITMGDLKGTLEAFITRLFAPDTRVRLRPSYFPFTEPSCEVDITCQICKGKGCATCSSTGWMEILGAGMVDPRVLANCGIDPDRYSGFAFGLGLDRVAMNKYGIPNIRSLFESDERLLRQVRG from the coding sequence ATGAGCGGGCCGGGGGCGACGAACGAGCCGGTCCCGACCCCGGAAGAGCTGGAACGACTGGCGGCGGAGGCCGAGGCCGCGATCTCCCAGGCGGGGGATCGCGCGGCGTGGGACGCCCTGCGCGTGGCCTGGATCGGCGCGCGCAGCGGCCGCCTGAAGGAGTTGCAGGCACTCGTGCCGAAGGCGCCCGACAAGCGTGCCTTCGGCGCCGCCTTCAACGCCCTGCGGCTGCGCATCGAGGCGGCGCTCGCGGCGCGCGACGCCGATCTCACGCGTCTCGAAGAAGAGGCTCGCCTGCGCGCGACGCGCGTCGATGTCACCCTGCCCGGGCGGCGGCCGGCGACCGGGTCGCTCCACCCGGTCACGCTGGTTTCGCGCGAGATCGAGGCGGTCTTCAGGGCTCTGGGATACAGCGTCGCCGAGGGTCCGGAGATCGAGGACGATCGCTACAACTTCGCGTTGCTCAATTTTCCCGATGACCATCCGGCCCGCGATGCCCAGGACACCCTGTTCGTCGAGGACGGGCGGCTCCTGCGCACGCACACTTCGCCAGTGCAGATTCGCACCATGCTGGCACGCAAGCCCCCCATCCGGGTCATCTGTCCGGGCCGCGTCTATCGCAACGACAACGACCTCCGGCACTCGCCGATGTTCCATCAGGTCGAGGGTCTGTGCGTTGCGGAGGGAATCACGATGGGCGACCTCAAGGGGACGCTCGAGGCGTTCATCACCCGCCTTTTCGCTCCCGACACCCGGGTGCGCCTCCGCCCGAGCTACTTCCCGTTCACCGAGCCGTCGTGCGAGGTCGACATCACCTGCCAGATCTGCAAAGGCAAGGGTTGCGCGACCTGCTCCTCGACCGGCTGGATGGAGATCCTCGGTGCCGGCATGGTCGACCCGCGGGTCCTCGCCAACTGCGGCATCGATCCCGACCGCTACTCCGGTTTCGCCTTCGGCCTCGGCCTCGACCGCGTGGCGATGAACAAGTACGGCATCCCCAACATCCGCTCGCTCTTCGAGAGCGACGAGCGCCTGCTGCGCCAGGTGCGCGGATGA
- the rplT gene encoding 50S ribosomal protein L20 yields the protein MPRVKRGAKRAHKRKKVLKLSSGFYGTKSNAYRMAMQAVDRAGKFATRDRRQKKRQFRSLWIVRINAAVHQYGLSYNHFISGLKAAGCELDRKVLAQLAASADPKAFAGLVDLAKQALSQAPQASPAPAKA from the coding sequence ATGCCTCGCGTCAAACGCGGTGCCAAGCGCGCCCACAAGCGCAAGAAGGTCCTGAAGCTCTCCAGCGGTTTCTACGGCACGAAGTCCAATGCCTACCGCATGGCCATGCAGGCGGTCGACCGGGCCGGCAAGTTCGCCACCCGCGACCGGCGCCAGAAGAAGCGGCAGTTCCGCTCGCTCTGGATCGTCCGGATCAACGCCGCCGTGCACCAGTACGGCCTCTCCTACAACCACTTCATCTCGGGCCTGAAGGCTGCCGGATGCGAGCTCGACCGCAAGGTCCTGGCGCAGCTCGCGGCGTCCGCGGATCCGAAGGCTTTCGCCGGTCTGGTCGATCTCGCCAAGCAGGCGCTTTCCCAGGCTCCCCAGGCCTCCCCGGCTCCTGCCAAGGCCTGA
- the rpmI gene encoding 50S ribosomal protein L35 — protein sequence MATQKKKTHRGAAKRFKLTANGKLMRGQSGKRHILTKKSRTRKRRLSREVVQGGALGKTIAAMIS from the coding sequence GTGGCTACCCAGAAGAAGAAGACGCACCGAGGCGCTGCCAAGCGCTTCAAGCTCACCGCCAACGGAAAATTGATGCGCGGGCAGTCCGGAAAGCGCCACATTCTCACCAAGAAGTCCCGCACCCGCAAGCGCCGTTTGTCGCGCGAAGTGGTGCAGGGCGGCGCGCTCGGCAAGACCATCGCCGCAATGATTTCGTAG